From Halorussus lipolyticus:
GAGGCCCCGCCCGAGGGACCGGTGTTCGTCAACATGCCCAACTCCCTGCTGGACGCCCCGCTGGACGACGGTGAGGCAGGACGAGGCCGAAAGACCGCGCCCGCACCCTCGACGCCGAGCAACGAAGTGACCGCCGAAATCGCCGAGAAACTCCAAACGGCCGAGAACCCCATCGCGGTCGTCTCGGACCTCGGCGCTGGCCCGGAGGGACCGGCGGCCCTCCTCGACGTGGCGGAATCGCTCGAATTACCCGTCTACGAGGCCCCGAAGGTCAGACACGCCTTCCCGATGGACCACCCGCTCTATCAGGGCAACACCGCCTACGGCGTCCGGGACCAGACCCCGCCGTACCTCGCCGAGGAGATAGATTTGGTGTTCGTCGTCGGGTCCTCGAAGCCGTGGTATCCGCCGGGGAAGGCCGCGCCGGACGCCGACATCATTTTCCTCGGGACGAACGCGCTGAACCCCCGGCGCGCCCACTGGAACTACCCCGCCGACATCGTGGCCGAGGGCGACCCCGCAACCACGCTGTCCGAACTCGCCGCGGTGTTCGACGGAACCGAATCGTCGGGGCCGGGAGCGTCCGCGTCGTCCGGGACCGACTGGCGCGCCAAACACGAGACGTGGGACGAACTCTGGACCGCCCGAATCGAGGACGCGCCCGCCGACGAGGTGGACCCCTTCCGGTTCACGAGCCATCTCGACGACTACCTGCCCGACGACGCAATCGTGGTTAACGAGACCGTGGACCACGGCAGTTGCGTCACGAACGTCCTCCGGGACGGCGACGACCGGCGATTCGTCTCGGCCGAGCGAATGACCGCGGGCGGACTCGGCACCGGCCTCGGTCTCGCACTCGGCGCGAAACTGGCACTGCCCGACCGGATGGCGGTGACGCTTCTGGGCGACGGTGCCTTCCACTACAACCCGGTGCAGGCCGCCTACGGTGCGGTGCAGGAACACGACCTGCCCCTGTTGACTGTGCTGTACGACAACAGCGGCTACGAGGCCATGCGGGCCGCCTACGAGGCGACCTACCCCTACGACTCGAAGACCCCCGAGAAGTACGGCGGGCCGATAGACCCGACCCCCGAGTACACCGAGCAGGTCGATGCGTGGGGGATGCACGCCGAGCGCGTCACCCACCCC
This genomic window contains:
- a CDS encoding thiamine pyrophosphate-binding protein; protein product: MTSEQSPSNSTARSCLEALDRQGVSYVFGSPGSEDVHYWQAFGSDADVPEYVQCRHEQLAVDMARGYAQITGESQAVKLHGSLGTLNGALSIWGAYYSGTPLLVLSSYISDHTSGRGLYKLDFRHPTGQSDVAGSFTKWSISADSPSQVPEYAQRGIRVAEAPPEGPVFVNMPNSLLDAPLDDGEAGRGRKTAPAPSTPSNEVTAEIAEKLQTAENPIAVVSDLGAGPEGPAALLDVAESLELPVYEAPKVRHAFPMDHPLYQGNTAYGVRDQTPPYLAEEIDLVFVVGSSKPWYPPGKAAPDADIIFLGTNALNPRRAHWNYPADIVAEGDPATTLSELAAVFDGTESSGPGASASSGTDWRAKHETWDELWTARIEDAPADEVDPFRFTSHLDDYLPDDAIVVNETVDHGSCVTNVLRDGDDRRFVSAERMTAGGLGTGLGLALGAKLALPDRMAVTLLGDGAFHYNPVQAAYGAVQEHDLPLLTVLYDNSGYEAMRAAYEATYPYDSKTPEKYGGPIDPTPEYTEQVDAWGMHAERVTHPSEAEDAIRTCVETVRDGTSALLHVELPQTIDSHPYESS